A single window of Malus sylvestris chromosome 5, drMalSylv7.2, whole genome shotgun sequence DNA harbors:
- the LOC126624240 gene encoding uncharacterized protein LOC126624240 isoform X1 gives MTNGRTVLPLRFISISLATPRVLIVQLFVGFSSSYSVIHVLLIVEGKKHGKAGSSICFHRFLELSLKLRIAGLRKKEIANSKAWFPAFSLEISAMAAPPNLRPLFRTRWCSGLSFLLITSTRGYVGEDGGEKYNWERYAERFTKHL, from the exons ATGACCAATGGGCGGACTGTTTTGCCCCTCCGTTTTATATCGATTTCCCTTGCTACTCCCCGCGTCCTCATCGTGCAACTTTTCGTTGGATTTTCTTCCTCCTATAGTGTAATACACGTGTTGCTCATCGTGGAAGGGAAGAAACATGGAAAAGCGGGCTCTTCCATTTGCTTCCACAGATTTCTCGAGCTCTCTCTCAAGCTCCGAATCGCTGGCCTCCGCAAGAAG GAAATCGCCAATTCGAAAGCTTGGTTTCCTG CTTTCTCACTAGAGATCTCTGCCATGGCTGCTCCACCAAACTTGCGTCCGCTCTTTCGAACCAG GTGGTGTTCTGGTTTGTCATTCCTTCTCATCACTTCTACAAGAG GTTACGTAGGAGAGGATGGAGGTGAGAAATACAATTGGGAAAGATATGCTGAGAGGTTTACAAAACACCTTTGA
- the LOC126624240 gene encoding uncharacterized protein LOC126624240 isoform X2 — protein MTNGRTVLPLRFISISLATPRVLIVQLFVGFSSSYSVIHVLLIVEGKKHGKAGSSICFHRFLELSLKLRIAGLRKKEIANSKAWFPAFSLEISAMAAPPNLRPLFRTRWCSGLSFLLITSTRGIKSVLFVW, from the exons ATGACCAATGGGCGGACTGTTTTGCCCCTCCGTTTTATATCGATTTCCCTTGCTACTCCCCGCGTCCTCATCGTGCAACTTTTCGTTGGATTTTCTTCCTCCTATAGTGTAATACACGTGTTGCTCATCGTGGAAGGGAAGAAACATGGAAAAGCGGGCTCTTCCATTTGCTTCCACAGATTTCTCGAGCTCTCTCTCAAGCTCCGAATCGCTGGCCTCCGCAAGAAG GAAATCGCCAATTCGAAAGCTTGGTTTCCTG CTTTCTCACTAGAGATCTCTGCCATGGCTGCTCCACCAAACTTGCGTCCGCTCTTTCGAACCAG GTGGTGTTCTGGTTTGTCATTCCTTCTCATCACTTCTACAAGAG GTATCAAATCGGTTTTGTTTGTATGGTAA
- the LOC126624243 gene encoding TMV resistance protein N-like, protein MARASAPVVFPWKYHVFLSFRGEDTRRGFTDHLYKQLEARGIKTFRDEPELERGKDINPELLRAIDQSMSAIIVLSTNFASSSWCLRELTHIVRCMEEKKRIFPIFYGVDPSDVRHQRGSFGEAFAEHEVNYRQHMEEVNEWRKSLKRVANLAGWNSKHYRYDTELIQGIVNTLWEKVHPTLSMLDSSERFVGIDSKLEEIDLLLDTNANDVRFIGIWGMGGVGKTTLANLVYKRISHDFEGSSFLANVREVCSTDGIAHLQKQLLSEILGENNIQIWNAYNGITRISRCLCNKKVLLVLDDVDQLDQLEKLVKQKEWFGFGSRVIVTTRDERLLVEHGTEMVYEVKQLTQDEALFLFSRKAFKNDELEEDFLELSKCFISYASGLPLALETLGSFLYKRGRDEWKSALDKLKQAPNRTIFETLKISYDGLDEFEKRIFLDIACFHKFCGKERVIERLENCGFVGARIVIEVLIEKSLLSISDSYVHMHDMIQEMAWEIVRRESYDEPGGRSRLWLPNDIWHVLAKNTGSEAIECIVLRLSEFEVADWNPEAFTKMCKLRLLDIHNVRLSKGPKHLPNALRVLKWSWYPSKCLPPIFQPDELRELSLEHSKIDHLWNGTKRLGNLKSIHLSYSHNLTRTPDFTDIQNLEELVLEGCTNLVEIHSSFAFLKGLRLLNLKDCKSIKCLPDKVEMESLEVFDISGCSKVKKIPEFVGEMKNFSKLSLSRTDVQEIPSSVIRRSLERIDLSGIALRETESSLVSVKNLELSNFLGCNAPPARSLRSFFTFGEFPTKISQPVSMVLDSLKNLCFLKDLNMENCNLCEGAIPEEIGFLSSLETLDLSGNHLVSLPASISGGLSKLEFFELRNCKRLQQLPAIPLNSELYMDTENCTSLKMLPYLPHACRVSRFWLTSVNCFSLAGNQGCNATLYSALKRFLQELPHFLQMFNILIPGSEIPDWFNNQSVGDSVIEKLPPLSCNSKEMGFALCALFVAGQNISASTSGLDSLLSGTHGIFCRYSFGSNNTFPDSGRTIASSLGEAASDHLWLVGLSRKFLLEVTSRREKLCDQIQFRFETVNDFGSKTCLKVKKCGVCPVYEQDTEEEIN, encoded by the exons ATGGCCCGGGCTTCTGCTCCTGTAGTTTTTCCATGGAAGTACCATGTGTTTCTGAGTTTCAGAGGTGAAGACACCCGCCGGGGTTTTACAGATCATTTATACAAACAGTTGGAGGCGCGAGGAATCAAGACTTTCAGGGACGAACCAGAACTTGAAAGAGGGAAAGATATCAATCCAGAGCTCCTGAGGGCAATTGACCAATCAATGTCTGCGATCATAGTTCTTTCGACAAACTTTGCTTCTTCAAGTTGGTGTTTGCGAGAACTTACTCATATTGTTCGTTGCAtggaagagaaaaagagaattttTCCCATTTTTTATGGCGTGGATCCTTCTGATGTACGCCATCAACGAGGGAGTTTTGGGGAAGCCTTTGCGGAACATGAAGTAAATTATCGGCAACACATGGAGGAGGTAAATGAGTGGAGAAAGTCATTAAAAAGGGTGGCTAATCTTGCCGGGTGGAATTCAAAGCATTATAG GTATGATACAGAGCTTATCCAAGGAATCGTCAATACACTATGGGAGAAAGTGCACCCTACGTTGTCAATGTTAGATTCCTCAGAGAGGTTTGTCGGAATTGATTCTAAACTGGAGGAAATAGATTTGCTTTTAGATACAAATGCAAACGATGTTCGCTTTATAGGGATATGGGGGATGGGTGGAGTGGGTAAGACAACCCTAGCTAACTTAGTTTACAAGAGAATTTCTCATGATTTTGAAGGTAGCAGCTTTCTTGCTAATGTTAGAGAGGTGTGCTCTACGGATGGTATAGCTCATCTACAAAAGCAGCTTCTTTCTGAAATCTTAGGGGAAAATAACATACAAATTTGGAATGCTTATAATGGAATCACTAGGATAAGTAGGTGTTTATGTAATAAAAAGGTTCTTCTCGTACTCGACGATGTGGATCAATTAGACCAACTGGAAAAGTTGGTCAAACAAAAAGAGTGGTTCGGTTTCGGGAGTAGAGTCATCGTTACAACTAGAGATGAACGTTTGTTAGTTGAACATGGTACAGAGATGGTATATGAGGTTAAGCAATTAACCcaagatgaagctctttttctctttagtCGGAAAGCCTTTAAAAATGATGAGTTGGAAGAAGACTTTTTAGAACTGTCTAAATGTTTCATCAGTTATGCAAGTGGTCTTCCATTAGCTCTTGAAACTTTAGGGTCTTTTTTGTACAAAAGAGGTCGAGATGAATGGAAGAGTGCACTAGATAAACTGAAGCAAGCTCCTAATAGGacaatttttgaaacattgaaaataaGTTATGATGGACTAGATGAGTTTGAGAAGAGAATCTTCCTTGACATTGCATGTTTCCATAAGTTTTGTGGAAAGGAGCGAGTAATTGAAAGACTAGAAAACTGTGGCTTTGTTGGCGCTCGCATTGTGATCGAAGTTCTTATTGAGAAATCTCTCTTAAGTATTTCAGACTCTTACGTGCATATGCATGATATGATACAAGAAATGGCATGGGAGATTGTTCGACGAGAGTCTTATGATGAGCCAGGTGGTCGTAGTCGGTTGTGGCTTCCTAATGATATCTGGCATGTGCTTGCAAAGAATACG GGATCAGAAGCAATTGAATGCATAGTCTTACGtttgagtgaatttgaagtGGCAGACTGGAATCCTGAAGCATTCACTAAGATGTGTAAGCTGAGGTTGCTCGACATTCATAATGTGAGGCTTTCTAAGGGCCCCAAGCATCTTCCGAATGCTTTAAGAGTTCTCAAATGGAGCTGGTATCCCTCCAAATGTCTCCCACCAATTTTTCAACCGGATGAACTTAGAGAACTTAGTCTGGAGCATAGCAAAATTGATCACCTTTGGAATGGAACAAAG CGCTTGGGCAATTTGAAGTCTATCCATCTTAGTTACTCCCACAACTTGACAAGGACCCCAGATTTCACAGATATTCAAAATCTCGAGGAGCTGGTGCTTGAAGGTTGTACAAATTTAGTTGAGATTCATTCATCCTTTGCGTTTCTCAAAGGGCTTAGACTTCTAAATCTTAAAGACTGTAAAAGTATTAAGTGTCTCCCAGACAAGGTAGAAATGGAATCTCTTGAAGTATTTGATATTTCTGGCTGCTCAAAAGTGAAAAAGATTCCAGAATTTGTTGGagaaatgaaaaatttctctaagCTTTCTTTAAGCCGAACTGATGTTCAGGAAATACCTTCCTCAGTTATACGTCGGAGTTTGGAGcgaattgatttaagtggaatTGCTTTGAGAGAGACAGAATCCTCCCTGGTTTCCGTGAAAAATTTGGAACTATCAAATTTTCTTGGATGTAATGCACCACCAGCTAGATCATTGCgttccttcttcacttttgGCGAATTTCCAACAAAGATTTCACAACCTGTGAGTATGGTCTTAGATTCGCTGAAAAATTTATGCTTTCTGAAGGATTTAAATATGGAGAACTGCAATCTTTGTGAAGGAGCAATTCCCGAGGAGATTGGTTTCTTGTCTTCTTTAGAAACTCTAGATCTTAGCGGAAACCATTTGGTTAGCCTTCCTGCAAGCATCAGTGG TGGGCTTTCTAAGCTGGAGTTTTTTGAATTGCGAAATTGTAAAAGGCTTCAACAACTGCCAGCCATTCCATTAAACAGCGAATTATATATGGACACGGAGAATTGTACTTCCTTAAAAATGCTCCCATATTTACCACATGCTTGCAGAGTAAGCAGGTTTTGGTTGACTTCTGTCAATTGCTTCAGTTTGGCTGGAAATCAAGGTTGCAATGCCACACTATATTCAGCACTAAAGAGATTCCTTCAG GAGCTCCCTCATTTTCTGCAAATGTTCAATATACTAATTCCCGGAAGTGAAATTCCTGACTGGTTCAATAACCAAAGTGTAGGAGATTCGGTGATTGAAAAACTACCTCCGCTCTCATGCAATAGCAAGGAGATGGGATTTGCTTTATGCGCTCTATTTGTAGCTGGTCAAAATATTTCAGCTTCCACTAGCGGACTAGATTCGCTACTAAGTGGTACTCATGGAATTTTCTGTCGTTACAGTTTTGGTTCAAACAACACCTTTCCAGACAGCGGTCGGACTATTGCGAGTTCGCTTGGTGAGGCAGCGTCAGATCACCTTTGGTTGGTCGGTCTATCTAGGAAATTCCTTTTGGAAGTAACCAGTCGTAGGGAGAAATTGTGTGATCAGATTCAGTTTCGTTTCGAAACAGTAAATGATTTCGGAAGCAAGACATGCTTGAAGGTGAAGAAGTGCGGAGTCTGTCCGGTGTATGAACAAGATACAGAAGAGGAGATCAACTGA